The following proteins are encoded in a genomic region of Musa acuminata AAA Group cultivar baxijiao chromosome BXJ2-11, Cavendish_Baxijiao_AAA, whole genome shotgun sequence:
- the LOC135627035 gene encoding cytochrome P450 71A1-like, whose protein sequence is MPLLLPPSPLPTNSSTLERPVPTGVCSEQQQLGITAMSSSMSLLLGPSPLPTLFIILVLPLSFLLLLRLGLKRNNLRARTHGMPPSPPKLPFIGNFHQLGSHPHRSLHALSQKHGPLMLLRLGQVPTLVVSSPDGARDVMRNHDQVFASRPALKPAKVLFDGTTDLALAPYGESWRQLRKICAFHLLSSIRVQSYRLIRQEEVGFMIRKISSQASPTTSVDMSEIFYSFANDMLCRVVSGKFNREEGRNVLFRELIREFSVLLGKFYVGDYFPWLGWVDVLFGSMERVNKSKKRWDDLLDGVIQEHEDRSAAEGDDGEKDFVDVLLSLREDPGGNHALLTPQTIKALLIDIFSGGTETSYVTLECAMAELVRSPRVMAKLQHQVRGIASRRKGTVKEEELDEMVYLKAIIKEVLRLYPPVPLLVPRELMEDCQIQGYNIPKKTRVIVNAWAISRDPSHWEAPDEFKPERFMGDGAMDFKGNDFEFIPFGAGRRICPGMGFANASLELALATLVYHFDWELPGGMTGEDLDMSEAFGVVLQRRQRLHLVAKPWSIGQEEQHL, encoded by the exons ATGCCTCTTCTCCTTCCCCCATCTCCGCTGCCGACAAATAGCAGTACATTGGAACGTCCCGTCCCGACTGGAGTTTGTTCGGAGCAACAACAACTAGGAATCACGGCAATGTCTTCCTCCATGTCTCTGCTGCTTGGCCCATCCCCACTCCCTACTCTCTTCATCATACTCGTCCTACCTCTCTCTTTCCTACTGCTGCTCCGTCTAGGACTCAAAAGAAACAACCTCCGTGCAAGGACCCATGGCATGCCCCCTTCCCCGCCCAAGCTTCCCTTCATAGGCAACTTCCATCAACTCGGCTCGCACCCTCACCGCTCCCTCCACGCCCTGTCGCAGAAGCATGGCCCCCTCATGCTGCTGCGCTTGGGTCAGGTGCCAACCCTCGTGGTCTCGTCGCCGGATGGCGCCCGAGATGTCATGCGCAACCACGATCAAGTCTTTGCCAGCCGGCCTGCTCTAAAGCCGGCCAAAGTCCTCTTCGACGGGACGACGGACTTGGCGTTAGCGCCCTACGGTGAATCCTGGAGGCAGCTTAGGAAGATCTGCGCCTTCCACCTCTTGAGCTCCATAAGAGTTCAGTCTTATCGGCTCATTAGGCAGGAGGAAGTGGGTTTCATGATCCGTAAGATCTCCTCTCAAGCTTCGCCGACGACGAGCGTCGACATGTCTGAGATCTTTTACTCCTTCGCCAACGATATGTTATGTCGAGTTGTTTCGGGGAAGTTCAACAGAGAAGAGGGGAGGAACGTGCTGTTCCGCGAGCTGATCCGGGAGTTTTCGGTGCTACTGGGCAAGTTCTACGTGGGGGACTACTTCCCATGGCTGGGTTGGGTGGATGTATTGTTTGGCTCTATGGAGAGAGTCAACAAGTCCAAGAAGAGATGGGATGATTTGCTTGATGGGGTGATCCAAGAACACGAAGATCGATCAGCAGCTGAAGGTGATGATGGTGAGAAGGACTTCGTGGATGTTCTGCTCTCTCTTCGGGAGGATCCAGGAGGGAATCATGCTCTCCTGACTCCACAAACCATAAAGGCGCTTCTGATA GATATATTCAGTGGTGGTACCGAGACATCGTACGTAACCTTGGAGTGCGCCATGGCGGAGCTCGTCCGGAGTCCAAGAGTGATGGCAAAATTACAACACCAAGTGCGAGGGATAGCGAGCAGAAGAAAAGGAACGGTGAAAGAGGAGGAGTTGGACGAGATGGTCTACCTGAAAGCCATCATCAAGGAAGTATTACGTCTATACCCGCCGGTCCCGCTATTGGTTCCACGAGAGCTGATGGAGGATTGTCAAATACAAGGATACAACATTCCCAAGAAAACACGAGTGATCGTGAATGCATGGGCCATAAGCAGAGATCCAAGCCATTGGGAAGCACCTGACGAATTCAAACCTGAGAGGTTCATGGGGGACGGTGCAATGGACTTCAAGGGAAACGATTTCGAGTTCATTCCATTCGGAGCAGGAAGGAGAATTTGTCCTGGAATGGGCTTTGCAAATGCCTCTTTAGAGCTCGCACTGGCAACCCTGGTTTATCACTTTGATTGGGAGTTGCCTGGTGGAATGACAGGAGAGGATTTGGACATGAGTGAGGCTTTTGGGGTAGTGCTCCAAAGAAGACAAAGACTGCATCTTGTTGCTAAACCATGGAGTATTGGGCAAGAGGAGCAGCACCTCTAA
- the LOC103972486 gene encoding uncharacterized protein LOC103972486 → MRLRTTFKCLRHSVELSKRSVISPPHRLLSDVVAGEASSKPKRYKYPAVYDPFGPRPPPSDKVLQLADRIVALPPEELKQIGPTLLERLNQPKLQPISAQGFSFGPQTGAAPAKAEEKKVEKTAFDVKLEKFDAAAKIKVIKEVRTFTNLGLKEAKDLVEKAPVMLKQGVTKDEANEIIEKIKAAGGVAVME, encoded by the coding sequence ATGCGGCTGCGTACGACCTTCAAATGTCTTCGGCATTCTGTCGAACTGTCCAAAAGAAGTGTAATATCACCCCCGCATCGCCTCTTGAGTGATGTTGTGGCCGGAGAGGCCAGCTCGAAGCCGAAAAGATACAAATACCCGGCGGTCTATGACCCATTTGGGCCGAGACCTCCTCCATCCGATAAAGTCTTGCAGCTTGCTGATCGAATCGTGGCCCTCCCCCCTGAAGAGCTGAAACAGATTGGTCCCACCCTCCTGGAGCGGCTGAATCAACCCAAGCTGCAGCCAATATCGGCTCAAGGTTTCAGTTTCGGCCCGCAGACAGGTGCCGCTCCAGCAAAAGCCGAGGAGAAGAAAGTGGAGAAGACGGCGTTCGATGTCAAATTGGAGAAGTTTGATGCTGCTGCGAAGATCAAGGTGATCAAGGAGGTCAGGACGTTTACCAATCTCGGCCTGAAGGAGGCTAAGGATCTAGTAGAGAAGGCACCGGTTATGCTGAAGCAAGGGGTCACTAAGGACGAGGCTAACGAGATAATAGAGAAAATAAAAGCTGCTGGTGGTGTTGCTGTAATGGAGTGA
- the LOC103972485 gene encoding pectinesterase inhibitor 28, whose product MASALPFLVFFFLLLLPLFPLALSGGTPGSTAAPSLIQKTCNETTYYDLCVSSLGSDPHSRKADVKGLSTIVIDIAISNATNTSSFAAALAHNATDASLVTVLRACATKYANAREALQWSLDALSTEAYDYAFVHVSAAAEYPNVCRVLFRQNPRLAYPAAMARREEDLEHLCTIALEIISLLG is encoded by the coding sequence ATGGCTTCCGCTCTACCCTTCctggtcttcttcttcctcctcctcctccctcttttcccCCTCGCCCTTTCCGGCGGAACCCCCGGTAGCACTGCTGCACCCAGCCTTATTCAGAAGACATGCAATGAGACGACGTACTACGACTTGTGCGTCAGTTCCCTCGGGTCCGACCCCCACAGCCGCAAGGCCGACGTCAAGGGCCTCTCCACCATAGTCATCGACATCGCCATCTCCAACGCCACCAACACCTCGTCCTTCGCCGCCGCTCTCGCCCACAACGCCACCGACGCGTCCCTCGTCACCGTCCTCCGGGCTTGCGCCACCAAGTACGCCAACGCCCGCGAGGCGCTGCAATGGTCGCTCGACGCGCTGTCCACCGAGGCCTACGACTACGCCTTCGTCCACGTGAGCGCGGCCGCCGAGTACCCCAACGTGTGCCGCGTCCTGTTCCGCCAGAACCCCAGGCTGGCGTACCCGGCGGCCATGGCTCGCAGGGAGGAGGACTTGGAGCACCTCTGCACCATAGCTTTGGAGATCATATCGCTTCTTGGCTGA